Genomic segment of Malus domestica chromosome 15, GDT2T_hap1:
ATATTGGTATTACTTTGAACTTAAGTTGTTCAAGTGTTCTTGTGCAACCACATGTGGTTTCAAAGCACAAATAAGATTATTTCCAGTTGGGAATGAATCAGAAGAGTGGCTGAATATTTAATATAAATGGTTGAGCTCCATTTAATTGATGTGATAAAAATTACTGGAGTCATGCCACAGTTCACCTTTGTATGCTGCTTGACATTGAGACTTTCTCCATGTCATCATGTTGTTATCAATGCAATATTTAACTTGACATTCGATATCCTTCACTGCTTCTTTTGCTTAGCATTCAATTTTATTGTAAATTGGTTTTTCATAGCTATCCTTCACCACTTTTTTAAGTAAAGAGGAGCGCTTGAACTGCTAATTATAACATTTTCTAAATGTTTATTTACTCAGCTGGTCAGGAGAGATTTAGAACTTTGACAAGTTCATATTACAGAGGTGCACAAGGAATCATTATGGGTAAGTGTTACCTACGCCTGGTTTTATTGTTCTTTCAAGTGAAAACTGCAGATAACGATTTATTGCATTGTTGCGAATAGGATGCTGCCTCTGTTCTTGAATTTTGATGTGTGATGCATTAAACAGAATAACCTTTGGAACATGAACTATATACCTGTGATGCGTTTGATGGAATGTCCAAAGATGAAGTCCATTGGCTTGCTTGGGATTTATGATTAAATTAGTGCGTTCAaatgaatttttcaattttggtcCGTGTGGAGaggttttaaaatatatatttactaTTACTTTTGGTCCGCATGATGAGAACTTGGCTTTTGTGTGAGCAGAAAATGGTCCACTCATGCCATGCCAAAGATGCTTATTGGGTTCTATGATAGAGTTGACCAAATCAGGTGGTAGTTTAGAAGAGGGGTTACAGACATAATCAACCCTTATACTATTTGTCTGAGTGATCTAATTATGTTCAAAATTGATAAATCAAAATCTTGTTTGAAAATGTTGATTAGCGGATTTTAGTGTAATGTATGGCGATTTAATGATTATCATATTGTTTATGTTGAATGTGAGAAAATATGTGAGGCACTGTTGTTGATCAAACATGACTAAATTTTCACTACGATTATTTTTTAGCATAAAGAGGGTGCTTCTtctctatatataaagtgagagcAGCAAAATGGTGAAGCATTTGAAATACCAGAAAATACCCTCcacaaattaaaaattcaatacATTATCATCTAATTAATGAGGGacaaaataataaattcatgacattttgaatgaaaacatttaaaataaaaaccaacccACGTAGTGGGTAGTTTCATGGCTTCACTTCATTTCCTTTTTTTGaataattttgtaataaaaaaaatataaatcagttttttaaataaaaaatctaaaagACATAATCTAACATAGAAAGGCCAATTGCAGCGTACGTGTGTGGCAAGAGGCTAGTTGTATCTAACTTCCAAACCCAAAAATTTTGTGGATGATAACAACCCACAAGTTTTAAGAATGTGCTATAGTTTatcttgaaaaacaaaaaaatgcaaCAGATCTGTGCAATCTCAATTTATATTGCATGTGAGAGTTCTGGTGCTCTTTCTTATGTAGGACATTGCATGGTGGGCGCTGCCTACAATCATGGTGGGCTTTGAAGATATTAGTAACCAGGAAAGATTTGGAGAAAAGAAAGTTTTGGAGTTACTTAAATGTCGATACATTGAGAATGGAGAGTACAAATGGAGAAGATAGTTGAGGAGGCGATTTCAAGGAACCAATATATACAAAATGAAAGATTTCAAGGAACTAAGCTTTTAACAGCACAATTTCCATATCCCATTCtgattctttggaggattttagagaagaaaggagtatgagtagcatatatccaagttgtaaaggatatgtatgatggaaTAAGGACTgccataagaactcatgaaagacaaactgaaaattttcccataactgtagggttacatcaaggctcatctttAAGTCCTAAAcgaaacatattcaagatgatattccttggtgtatgttttttctagatgatatagtgttgatagatgaaactcaagagggagtaaatgcgaagcttaacctttggcgggaagtgttggaatctaaagttCTTCGCCTAAGTAGGTCAAAGACAGAGTATatagagtgcaagttcagtgggAACAAAGGttcaaatgagttaggggtgagtaCTGGAGATCAGAAAGTACCAAAGAGTGAACGCTTTCACTATCTTGGATCTATCTTGCAGAAAAATTGAGAATtggatggagacctcaaccatagaatacaagctgaatGGATGAAGTGAAGGAGTACATCGGCTGTGTTGTGCGACTGTCATAtgcactaaagctcaagggaatgCCTAAGACAGAGTATTAAAGCTTAATAAAAGCGTAAGtttgtagcggagatgagaatgctttgtGGATGTGTGGGAACACAAGAAAGGATatgattaggaatgaggatattcgaggtaaagtagcagtagctgaaattgaagataagatgagagaaaatcggttacggtggtttggacatgtgaatcGAAGACCTACAGATGCTCAGGTTAAAAGATGCGGTTACGAGACAAAGGCttagggccaaaggggtagaggacctaggaagacttggaaagagactctaagaaaagacaagtgcagtgacgttctaggattcatacagtcgacccacttagtgggataaggctttatTGTTATTGTTGTATTCTGATTTTCTTTACAAGAAATACCTTCTTAGGGTTCAAATATAAAGCACCTATGCCAAGCACTCCTTCATGCCTAATATGGTTGCAAGAAATACCCTTTAGATAGAGGCTCCAAATTCAAGACTCTTTAAAATGCTTAGAGACTCATTAAAATCCTAAAGGACTCATTACATAATACGACTCTCTTAGAAAACTTAAAGACCTTGAGTTGCTAAGAAATAAAAGAATTGATTCCTAAATTGACTCTTTGACTTGTTAGAAACTTGTACATTAACACTTTacgttatatttatttattttattaaatactGATTGTTTTCACCATGGTGGATGTTTTGTTCTAGAATTAAAAGTCTGTATTGTAAGATTTGGGCCAATGGTCTTAGTCTTGCACTACCAAAGTGAATGTTTATCTTCTAATTGCATTTggattgtattaaaaaaattgcattTAGATGAAAGGTAGCATATTTATCATTTAAATGTAGTTATTTGAACAAATTTTGTTTGGGCTCTAATTGCATTTAGAATTTTAGATGAAACATAGCATGTTTATCATTTGTATCTCTTAAAGAATAGTCATTTGTGGCTCATTAAGTCTAAAATTATTTGGAACTTGCTAGGCTCTGATTCAGGaattattttcttaaaagtattcatttggtttttattaCTCCAACAGTTTATGATGTAACAAGGCGAGAAACATTTACAAACCTTTGTGATGTATGGGCAAAAGAAATAGAACTCTACTCAACAAATCAAGACTGCATCAAGATGCTTGTTGGGAACAAAGTTGATAAGGTATTCCAAGGTTCCAATTTAAATTTCTCTGGAGAAGTTGGCTTATTGTTCAATCATTTTGGGGGGCCATGAAATATTTGTTGGTACATTGTGAGTGCAATTACAATGCAAGCCTTCATAAGTAGGCATTGCCGATATCTGTTTCATATGCTCACATTATTAACATATTAAATTTGCTTGTCCCTTGCATATTAGGTTGTAGTTAAAGAAAAGGTAAAGGTTCAAAACATGGTCATTCTCTCTAAGAAGATAAACAGATTACTGGAAGTCTTTAAATCAGATTTTCATGGTAGTTCTAGTTGGAAATAACGTCTTCATTTTCTGGTTTATGAACTGCAACCTATTCTGTCGTGTGCTACTTTTACATGTTAAATGAGGGTTTTAGAGGCTGTTCCACCTCGtcgtttgattttgattttaaattctgtgtgtatttttttttttcaatccctATTATGTCTCGTGCTATTGTTAGATTACCACAAGCTGTCTGGTTTTCTATTATGGATTTCCCTTACTTGTTCGGCACTTGGTATGCATGTTTGGTGGACATATAAGTAAATAAAGACGGGCAAGATTACAGGTCAAGTTGATGTGAGGTCCTTATTTTTCCAAGCACCAAATTCTCGATGGCCTTGGACCATTATACTATCTTGTTTTGACGCCTTTTGATCTTTTAATACTTATTCAGATCGATCCTTATTTTCCAGGAAAGTGACAGGGTTGTAACAAAGAAAGAGGGAATAAATTTCGCCAGGGAATCTGGGTGCCTCTTTATTGAATGCAGTGCTAAAACTCGAGTTAATGTTCAGCAGTGCTTTGAAGAGCTTGTTCTAAAGGTTCGGAGACCTTTTCAGTTACTAATTCTCGTTGCTAACAAgacctttgaatttgtagtcCCATTTATTGTGTCTGCACCAACCTGTGGAACTCATGTATTGAGAATAAATATCTTggaataaagaaaataagactGAATACGCAACTGTTTGCATCGTAACAATGGAAAGGAAACTTTGATAGAACTTGCTTAAAAGAATTATAGTAGATTATTAGACGTAGGTTGAATGCCTGATAATCTTACTAACCGAAAAGAATGGTAGCTCGAATTAAATGATGGCTTGATAATTGTAACTATGTATATGCAGATTCTGGATACTCCCAGTCTCTTAGCCGAGGGGTCTAAAGGGGTGAAGAAGAATAACATCTTTAAGGAGAAACCGCCGCAGGCCGATGCATCGACGAGCGGATGTTGCTGAAGCTTACACACTTGTCTCAAACTTGTGCATTTCAGATATCTAATTAGCACTAAATTGGTCCCTTTGTCACTCCAGAAGGAATTATTCTAATTGTATGAAGTGCAAATCTCTTGTAAAATATAGCTCATCTGATTTCTTCCGcattttttttggtttcctaTGGGACTAATTTGTGCGTACAAACAGAATTCATATTTAAAATATTCTCACTTTGATATTACCTGATTGTGGCAACATGAACGAAGCATAcaacactaaaataaaaatcGTTAAGGCATACGGGGCAATTTCTCTTCAACTCATACCATGCCGAGtataaactctctctctctctctccctctctcctttttCAGTGTAGCTTAGagtaataatattgtttgtaataACAAAATGTAAGTAGAGATCAGTGTTGTTCATTTGGCAGTTGTCTCAAAAGTACCTTCCACCGAGTATCCAAGTCTAAGGGCCTGTTTGAAAGtgcattttaaaataattagaaGTACTTTCAGATCAGTAAAAACGCATGATTGTTTGACATAAAAGAGATTCAAGTGTTTCGGGGTTCAAAAAAAACACTTGGAAGTATCTTTCCCAAAgcatttgcatttttattaaaaatttcaatttgcttCTAATAAAAGCGCTTAAACTGAAAGTGCATTTAAACTTAAGTGCTTCTTAAATAAGCTGTTCCAAATGAGCCATAATTTTGTCGGTACGATGGTGTCGGATCCCTATCCTGATTTAAGGCAttcacttcttcttcttcctcctcctcagcTCAACCAGCAAACCTAAGGTGGCCATTGCTGAGCAGGCGCTTGGTTCTCGTCTCTCCCTTTAGCTACTTTTctgcttgataggagcatatttatgcgccttagttagctagttcttatgcattttcgttatgttttctttgttaaagtagtcttttaagctactttcatgtgttttcaggtttaaaggacatattacatgaaatgatgcaatttggagctttttggagcaaaattgagccggaatgttgtgtatgctaagggagcacgaggaatggacgagtttgaaggtcaagggagcttaagaaatgaagaaataaaagtgaagaacaaagaagtcggaattggcaaccaaagtttctaaagttggaagttcctattcttggaggtttccattttcgtgagtttctattcttggctttgggctttgagatgacctaaacccGAATTCCTTGTGGATCCTAAGCCTATGCTgcaccctagggcctaatcatttaATTTCTGCCAAGTTAAGCCCTAATCTATCTCCCCTAGGGTTTGggccgcacctaatgttctagaaaccctattTTCTGATGGACTTTAagccctttgccgcacctaaaccctagcccatggtctaatctgatttctttagggttttaggtgcctatatatatgtgttttacatcCTTGCCGCAGGGATCATCTCTACACACAATTCAGAAATTATTCCAACcttatttccccaccttgccgcagccaccatcatccTTAGAACCCCTAGCCGCCACTCCTCCATCCAAACCAGCCACTCCCcactccttgccgcaaccaGTCTACAcctccagccaccattctacacctccatacaccatccataccccttgccgcaccaccataccatcctaactcccttctaaaaccaaaatcacatccaaaaacaccctaaaccctctctgccgcagcaaggagaagaagaaagaggagcttgaagtcagaaattcaaagtggaattgttgggcgttttaggtgtaatctttcttatgtcttcgatgtttcaattcattaaattttgtgttgtgagtatgagaaactaaacccccttagttgggggggtaattcgaaaccatgtacatgcttgcaatatgatttgattacattcagttgttatttcataagttgtggattcaattcgttcatctatttgattgataatttatttgtgtatgttgattgagagtgcacgcttagttttcatgcatgaatatgatgctagattatgagggagtttcacctaatagttacaatcttataatcacaagttgtgaaggtcgcttgaaaacgatcgtgttgaatgaattcttagcataagtttcatgcaattcatagtaacaaatgcttcgtcaatgcttatgtttttcatagaacgtaatgattcgtgcttgtatctctattatgcaattcatgtagggaacttgtagggaatgttttgggttgtcatatgcaatcatccaacctaataacttgtggaaaaactgagggttaattactgcaattcacggttaatttggggcgttgagtatttataatttattggaagaacaactgaaaatcgtttcgtttgcaagtgtgacatgtgtggagaagaacctcctaactagccttttatccatctttttcatccaaaaacgttttacaatctgtttagttttaagtttctgttttgttttcaattttcgtccaaaacaaatccccctttattttgaagtcttagattagttagaaagtgttttaatttgtgtttctaagtgttttgattcaagttttcacccaatttcgtccaagttcttgttaggttctcaaaactgcccagaaagtggtctttaggcagttttgagtcattaggttgctgttttgagttttaggtttgtttaagtgctttaacctttagttttgcattctttgagtctagtttagtgttttaaactttgtttttgagttttttagtcagtttccaagggtttagcaatccctcctaatccccggtctagaacgatccctacttacatctttgctacaatttgacaaaaagagggtttaatttgtgtgcttatatacttcgcatcaaatttttggcgccgttgccggggattagcaattttgctaatcccttggattgtttttgtttcttttatttcactttgtttctgactttttttaagtttctgacctaattttgtttcttgtttcttaggtactaatgtatgactagaagctctaaATCGATTCGTGCGAACattttggattttgacgacgtttttgagaggaagttgagaagagctagaaaccagcaagaacaccatccacccaattccgaatctgaccttgaagaaaacgtacaagaagaggaggaggaagctacggcagggatatttgaacaagtccaaggcatggcggtggacaaccgtacactcaaggagctttccgcctcaggtttggataatgccgcacccttgtgcatccaataccccgtggctgcccaaggtaagacagacgagtttgaattaaagtcaagtttgcttcatcatattcctaaataccatggcttgtccatggaagatcctaacaaacatttgaaagaatttgaagtagtttgctctagtatgactcccgtcaatgttgacggaagtattttgaagatgaaggcttttccattctctttgatggataaagccaagcattggttatacgagttagctcccggcactgtcacttcttgggaaagtatgaagagagcgttcttggagaagttctttccaacttctcgcatcatcctcctacgcaaaaagataagcggaattcagcaagaagaaggtgagacttttcctacatattatgaacgatttaaatcacttgttgcttcttgtccacagcatcagatgaaggaggagttgcttttgcaatacttctacgagggtctcctacctctagaacgtcaaatgcttgatgcttcggcggggggagcattggtggacaaaacacccatagctgccaaggtcttgattgctaatagagcgttgaaaaCGCTCAACAGTatgagggtgtaggccaaagaggaccctcacggcaccaagtacatgaggtaagttcaacttccgatcttcattcacaattggctaatcttacttctattgtttcacagatggccgagggaatgaagatgcaaggacctgtggtatgtggcgtatgttctatccaaggacatgtctccgaaaaatgtcctcaactcatcgagaatggcggatgggagagtgcgaatgccattgggtttcaaagccaaaatcagtcaagacaCGATCCCTACTCCAACACATATAATCTggggtggcgagaccacccaaatttcaagtggagggatcccaaacaacctcaaaaccaaggaggcttaggcaacaacccccgggattctttcccaaaacctacggcccaccccaaaatcaagcccaatccgggccaagtgcctcaggtacgtctcttgacaatgatgcacttcttaagatactaactaagttgtctaatgggcaggaagatcaagctaaggctatgcaaaaccaagataaaagggtggatcaacttgagaaacaaattgggcagattgccgagtttgtaggtaagtttcgagatcccggacaactccctagttccaccattccaaatccaaaaggagggtttgaatcagccaaagcaatcaccctaagaagtggtaaggaggttggggcaggttcttcatcaaaaacaggtcataacgaggatgaaattttgcaaatggaagaggaggaatcaaggttgcccacggcaaaggttgttccacctttgccgcaagtccctaaggccccaaatctgcccaatttgtcccacaaaggtaagaatgtgtcaaattcggttcatactaatgttttcccttcaattgtgccttttcctagtaggttcatgcaaacgaagaaagaagaggcagaaaaggatatccttgaaaccttttggaaagttcaagttaacatacctttgttagatgcaatcaagcaagttccaaggtatgctaagttcttgaaagagttgtgtaccactaggaagaggatgtcgactaaggaagtggtaaaggtaggtgagaatgtgtccgccatcttgcaacgcaaactacctcccaaatgcaaagatccaggtagctttagcattccttgtgtcattgggaacactagatttgaatctgccatgcttgatttaggtgcttctataaatgttatgccatattccatttatgcatctatgaacttaggagcgttgaaaaatgatggggtaataatacaattggccgatagatctaacgcctatccaaagggagttttggaagatgttcttgtgcaggttaatcatttagttttcccggcggatttctatgtcctcgaaatggatgaatcggaccatgctccttcgctgcccattctacttggaaggccattcatgaagacggcccggacaaagattgacgtgtatagtggaactttgtccatggaattcgatggggaagttgttaattttaatctttctgattccattaaataccctagtgaggaccattcatgtttctctattgatataattgactctttggcgcagggatatctcgacgatttgaatgacgatgcgcttgaaaaagtcattacacgaggcatggaaattacaaccaagggggcagattctagtgtaacccacggcatacatggactaggccatgcCGTGCACCCTAATGAGGAAAtaattgaagttgtggctgcccttgagtcctcacctaagcttgatggtaagtatactacccgtgagtccattcccatttcgactaacaaattgcttccatccataattcaggcacctatccttgaactcaagcctttgccaagccatttgaagtacattttctttggagaaaatgaaacactacctgccattatttcctcctccctcacggcacaagaggaggagaaattgcttcgagttttgaaggagttcaaatctgccctaggttggacattggccgatattaaaggtataagccctacaacttgtatgcatcacatatttcttgaggagggggccaaaccaactagagaggctcaacaccgtctcaaccctccgatgatggaagtagtgaaaaaggagatcataaagcttctagattgtggggttatctatccaatctcggatagtaagtgggtttcgcccgttcaatgcgtaccaaagaaatctggagtgacggtggtagctaatgccgagaatgagcttgttcctcaacgtattcaaaccggttggagggtgtgcattgactataggaagctaaacaccaccacgaggaaggaccacttcccattgccgttcattgaccaaatgcttgagaggttagcgggttatgctttctattgttttcttgatggttattctggttataatcaaattgttatttcacccgaggaccaagaaaaaaccacttttacatgcccgtttggaacatttgcatatcgtcgcatgccttttggtttatgtaatgcacctgctacatttcaaagatgcatgatgagcatattttctgattacgtagaaaagataattgaagtgtttatggatgattttagtgtatttggtgattcgtttgatagttgcttgcataatctaagtttgatcctaaaacgttgtgttgaaactaaccttgtacttaattgggaaaagtgtcattttatggttaaacaaggcatcgttttaggtcatataatctctgaaaagggtattgaggttgataagtcgaaaatagatcttgtacgtcacttaccctctccgacttcggttagagaggttcgttcgtttcttggccatgcaggattttatcgtaggttcatcaaagatttctcgaagatagcacaacctctttgccgactcctacaaaaagaagtggcgtttgaattcaccaaggagtgcacggcatcattcaaccaactcaaggagttgttgaccacggcacccatcattgttccaccggattggagtctacctttcgagctcatgtgtgatgcgtccgactatgctttaggagctgttttaggacaaagaaaggacaagaggccgcatgtcgtttactacgcctcacggacgttgaacgatgcacaattgagctactccactacggaaaaagaactccttgccgttgtctttgctttagataaatttcgatcatatttaattggaactaaagtaattgttttcactgatcatgcagctctgaagtacttgctcaccaaaaaggaggccaagccacggctaattcgatggatattgctacttcaagagtttgacatagagattcgggacaagaagggaagtggaaacgtggtggctgaccacctaagccgaatggtgcataatgaggagtctttgccgattttggagacattccccgatgaacaattgctgtccattaaggttagtgcaccttggtatgccgatattgttaattttttggtgtcaaaacgtattccaagtgagttcactaggcaccaacgtgataaacttaggcatgatgcacggttttatgtgtgggatgatccgtacttatggaaattttgccccgatcagattatacgtcgttgtgtgcacgattctgaatgtcattcaattttgagtttttgtcatacatatgcatgtggagggcactttggcacacaacgcactgcccttaaggtgttacaatgtggattctattggcctagtatttttaaagatgctaaaactttttgcttaacatgtgataaatgccaacgaatgggtggtattagtgctagggaccaaatgccgcaggtttctatcctaaatgttgaaatttttgatgtttggggtattgattttatgggtccttttccttcgtcGTATGGTTTTAcctatattttgcttgcggttgattatgtgtcgaaatgggtggaagccaaggccacccggactaatgattctaaggtggttgcagattttattagaactaacatttttgcaaggttcggaatgccacgagtggtcattagtgatggagggtcacacttttgcaatcggaccattgaagcgttactgaggaaatacagtgtcacccataaggtttctacaccttaccatcctcaaactaatgggcaagccgaggtttccaaccgtgagatcaagcaaatcctagagaataccgttgggccaacgaggaaggagtggagcttacggttagatgatgcactttgggcgtatcgtacggcgtacaaaacacccattgggatgtcccccttccgacttgtctatggcaaggcgtgccatcttcctgttgaattggagcacaaagcactttgggccatcaagaagtttaacatgaacctcgaggaagcaggaagtcaaaggagattgcaattgaatgagcttgatgagatacggcgcgaggcgtacgataatgcaagcatttacaagcaaaagaccaaagctttccatgacaacatgatccatgggaaatcattctcaattgggtagaaagtgctattgttcaattcccgtttacgtttgtttcccggtaagttacgttctaagtggattggaccgtttgttattactaacatatcttcttatggtgccatccagattcaaagt
This window contains:
- the LOC114823216 gene encoding ras-related protein RABC1-like; amino-acid sequence: MESAVVSNQAAEFDYLFKLLMIGDSGVGKSSLLLSFTSDSFEDLSPTIGVDFKVKYVTLGGKKLKLAIWDTAGQERFRTLTSSYYRGAQGIIMVYDVTRRETFTNLCDVWAKEIELYSTNQDCIKMLVGNKVDKESDRVVTKKEGINFARESGCLFIECSAKTRVNVQQCFEELVLKILDTPSLLAEGSKGVKKNNIFKEKPPQADASTSGCC